The Ignatzschineria rhizosphaerae genome contains a region encoding:
- a CDS encoding flavin reductase, which yields MDDVHQDIKKIFRDAMATLGAGVNIITTNGPAGKCGLTATAVVSITDSPPTMLVSINRNSATNETFKANSRMAVNILNADQQLAAEYFGGMHPVTMEERFAKFDFIEGKGKLPILQGAIANLEGSIVATHEVGTHTLFILELDSMQMADLGNALIYFNRGFHELPRQKKA from the coding sequence ATGGATGACGTACATCAAGATATCAAAAAAATATTTAGAGATGCCATGGCAACATTAGGTGCCGGCGTCAATATTATTACAACAAATGGTCCTGCCGGAAAATGCGGATTAACGGCAACTGCGGTTGTTTCAATTACAGATTCCCCTCCAACAATGCTTGTATCAATCAATCGCAATAGCGCAACAAATGAGACATTTAAGGCAAACTCACGAATGGCAGTGAATATTTTAAATGCCGATCAACAGCTTGCAGCTGAATATTTTGGAGGAATGCATCCAGTCACGATGGAAGAGCGCTTTGCAAAATTTGACTTTATCGAAGGCAAAGGAAAACTTCCTATTCTTCAAGGCGCAATTGCCAATTTAGAGGGTTCAATCGTGGCTACTCACGAAGTCGGAACACATACTCTTTTTATCTTAGAACTCGATAGTATGCAGATGGCAGATCTTGGCAATGCTTTAATCTACTTTAATCGCGGTTTTCATGAGCTCCCACGCCAGAAAAAAGCGTAG
- a CDS encoding ABC transporter permease, protein MNIEIGKYVEQFVDWLSTVGRPFFDQVANIIGSSVKGLQSGLNAVPPFVMIIIITLLAFLAMTGIRQFKTSLKNYKKSFGLPIFVIIGLLLVYSMGFWSQLIDTLVLVLVSTIIILIIGIPLGILCAKSRKTDAVVRPILDFMQTMPAFVYLIPAILFFSVGDVPGVLATVIFSLPPAVRMTTLGIKEVPEDIIEASLAFGCTSSQMLYKVQIPLAMPTILAGINQTIMLALSMVVICSMVGAGGLGESVYASIQQADMALGFEAGLSIVILAIILDRITQAIGRQ, encoded by the coding sequence ATGAATATTGAAATAGGAAAATATGTTGAACAATTTGTCGATTGGTTATCGACTGTTGGGCGTCCTTTCTTTGATCAAGTTGCCAATATCATTGGAAGTTCTGTCAAAGGCTTACAATCAGGTTTAAATGCGGTGCCGCCCTTTGTCATGATTATTATCATTACATTACTCGCTTTTTTAGCAATGACGGGCATTCGTCAATTTAAAACCTCGCTTAAAAACTACAAGAAAAGCTTTGGCTTACCGATCTTTGTCATTATTGGCTTACTCCTTGTTTATAGCATGGGTTTTTGGTCACAATTGATTGATACCTTAGTCTTAGTACTTGTTTCAACCATTATTATCTTAATCATTGGTATTCCGCTTGGAATCTTATGTGCTAAAAGCCGTAAGACTGATGCTGTTGTTCGCCCTATTCTCGACTTTATGCAGACAATGCCGGCATTTGTTTACCTCATTCCTGCGATTTTATTCTTCTCTGTTGGGGATGTTCCTGGCGTCCTTGCAACGGTCATCTTCTCACTGCCACCGGCTGTAAGAATGACAACTCTTGGTATTAAAGAGGTGCCTGAAGATATTATCGAAGCATCTTTAGCATTTGGTTGTACAAGCTCGCAAATGCTCTATAAGGTCCAAATTCCCTTAGCAATGCCGACAATCCTAGCAGGTATTAACCAAACGATTATGCTCGCACTTTCTATGGTTGTGATCTGTTCTATGGTAGGCGCTGGCGGTTTAGGAGAGAGCGTTTATGCAAGTATCCAACAAGCTGATATGGCTTTAGGATTTGAAGCAGGTCTTTCTATCGTTATTTTAGCGATTATTTTAGACCGGATCACTCAAGCGATTGGTCGCCAATAA
- a CDS encoding glycine betaine ABC transporter substrate-binding protein: protein MKHLLKTLTITIAALFFVAACGKDDHQKPIKILYPSWSESVALMHLADEALTQNGFEVEKALVEPGPLFAAVAQGSADLYLTSWLPHTHKDYWERFGKQLDVIGIIFDGGVSGLAVPQYVDINSIEELNDHVAMFDGKIYGDGAGAGIHGLTLQAIDDYELNFEQIGSSEASMLAELRRAITAKEPVIITSWKPHYMWDLYDIKMLEDPKEIYPIDEITILSRKGFSDDQPEVTHFLQNFKLDSDKLHELIGMARKDERNPEVGVKEFYQKYKEEIDSWFQ, encoded by the coding sequence ATGAAACATTTATTAAAAACACTCACAATCACCATTGCAGCACTCTTTTTTGTAGCAGCTTGTGGCAAAGATGATCATCAAAAACCGATTAAAATACTCTACCCTAGCTGGTCTGAAAGTGTGGCATTAATGCATTTAGCAGATGAAGCCCTTACTCAAAATGGCTTTGAAGTTGAAAAAGCACTTGTTGAACCAGGCCCTCTTTTTGCAGCAGTCGCGCAAGGTAGTGCCGACCTTTACCTCACATCATGGCTACCACATACTCATAAAGATTATTGGGAGCGCTTTGGCAAGCAGCTAGATGTTATTGGTATTATTTTTGATGGAGGAGTATCTGGCTTAGCCGTGCCGCAATATGTTGATATTAACTCTATAGAAGAACTTAATGATCATGTAGCGATGTTTGATGGTAAAATTTATGGCGATGGTGCTGGCGCTGGAATTCACGGTTTAACACTTCAAGCCATTGATGATTATGAACTTAATTTTGAGCAAATCGGTTCCTCTGAAGCCTCAATGCTAGCAGAACTTAGACGCGCTATTACCGCAAAAGAACCTGTAATTATTACTAGTTGGAAGCCTCATTATATGTGGGACCTTTATGATATAAAAATGCTAGAAGATCCTAAAGAGATCTATCCTATTGATGAAATTACGATTTTATCCCGTAAAGGATTTAGCGATGATCAACCAGAGGTCACCCATTTTCTGCAAAACTTTAAGCTCGATTCAGATAAACTCCATGAGTTAATTGGTATGGCAAGAAAAGATGAGCGAAATCCTGAGGTCGGCGTAAAAGAGTTTTATCAAAAATATAAAGAAGAGATTGATAGCTGGTTTCAATAA
- a CDS encoding MDR family oxidoreductase, with product MFKALYLQDEQGFSCTEQSIPQAVLRQEEGDTLVKVHYSTLNYKDALAITNTGKIARRFPMIPGIDFAGEVVETTDSTLKVGDQVFMNGLGLSENHFGGLAEFTYVPAKNLLKVPKAYQMFDVMAFGTAGYTAALCVNRLLQHGIKPEAGEVLVSGASGGVGMVAMMLLSKLGFEAVALSSKVEEEVFFKSLGATRIESAASFYETGGMLQKSRFQAAVDVLGSIPLANICAQLKYSGIVAACGLARGMDFPGNMAPFILRDVTLAGVDSVMAPKEKRIAAWQLLSENIRSEEISQSVKTIHFDQVIEVSEKMIAGKIQGRFVVKIA from the coding sequence ATGTTTAAAGCCCTTTATTTGCAAGATGAACAAGGATTTAGCTGCACCGAACAATCGATACCTCAAGCTGTTTTACGGCAAGAAGAGGGAGATACACTAGTTAAAGTACATTATTCGACACTGAACTATAAAGATGCCTTAGCAATTACTAATACAGGAAAGATTGCTAGACGTTTTCCGATGATTCCCGGCATTGATTTTGCAGGGGAAGTAGTAGAGACAACAGATTCTACTTTAAAAGTGGGGGATCAGGTCTTTATGAATGGTTTAGGATTAAGTGAGAACCATTTTGGGGGATTAGCAGAGTTTACTTATGTGCCGGCAAAAAACTTACTAAAAGTTCCTAAAGCGTATCAAATGTTTGATGTTATGGCATTTGGAACGGCAGGATATACCGCTGCTCTTTGTGTAAACCGACTTTTACAGCATGGTATAAAGCCTGAAGCTGGAGAAGTATTAGTCTCTGGGGCATCGGGCGGTGTTGGTATGGTTGCTATGATGTTACTTTCTAAATTGGGATTTGAGGCAGTTGCATTAAGCTCTAAAGTAGAAGAAGAGGTATTTTTTAAATCCTTAGGGGCAACTCGTATTGAAAGTGCCGCAAGTTTTTATGAAACGGGAGGGATGCTTCAAAAATCCCGATTCCAAGCTGCCGTAGATGTTTTAGGCTCGATCCCTTTGGCAAATATTTGCGCACAATTAAAGTATAGCGGGATTGTTGCGGCTTGTGGATTAGCAAGAGGAATGGATTTTCCCGGTAATATGGCGCCATTTATTTTACGAGATGTCACTCTTGCCGGGGTTGATAGCGTGATGGCACCAAAGGAGAAGCGAATAGCGGCATGGCAATTATTGAGTGAAAATATCAGATCTGAAGAGATTTCTCAGAGTGTTAAAACAATCCATTTCGATCAAGTGATCGAGGTATCAGAAAAGATGATTGCCGGTAAAATTCAGGGACGTTTTGTTGTAAAAATTGCTTAA
- a CDS encoding acyl-CoA thioesterase — protein sequence MIDTKTPTRELSMTVLMTPDMVNFSGNIHGGNILKLLDQVAYACASQYAGSYVVTLSVDKVVFKQPIYVQELVTFHANVNYVGRTSMEIGVRVEAKNIKTREVRHTNSCYFTMVAINDNGKPTAVPKLEIRNRTDQRRFDNAVLRLNSRLAFDQAQIKDEEDENDGFNQ from the coding sequence ATGATTGATACGAAAACACCAACACGTGAATTGAGCATGACAGTTCTAATGACACCCGATATGGTCAACTTCTCGGGAAACATTCACGGGGGGAATATTCTTAAATTGCTCGATCAGGTAGCATACGCATGCGCTAGCCAATATGCGGGTAGCTATGTTGTAACTCTTTCGGTAGATAAAGTGGTATTTAAACAGCCGATTTATGTACAAGAGTTAGTAACTTTCCATGCCAATGTGAACTACGTTGGACGCACTTCAATGGAAATTGGCGTTCGTGTTGAAGCGAAAAACATCAAAACTCGTGAAGTTCGCCATACCAATAGCTGCTATTTCACCATGGTTGCCATTAACGATAATGGTAAACCAACTGCGGTTCCAAAGCTTGAAATCCGCAATAGAACCGATCAGCGCCGTTTTGATAACGCGGTTCTTCGCCTCAATTCACGCTTAGCATTTGACCAAGCGCAAATTAAAGATGAAGAAGATGAGAATGATGGCTTTAATCAATAA
- the uvrD gene encoding DNA helicase II, with protein MSYLEKLNKSQYEAVTAPIGPVRVLAGAGSGKTRVLISRIAWLLETEQSDSFGILAVTFTNKAAFEMRTRLEDTLRFSVRGMWIGTFHSLCHRMLRMHHKEAGLVENFQILDSDDQTRLCRRIIRARNLDEKLYQPKILASFINGHKEEGRRAQHIESYNDAFTHNLIELYKDYQALCDQSGLVDFSEILLRTLEMLRTNPAILKHYQERFKFVLVDEFQDTNSVQYAWLQLMSGKNHNLFVVGDDDQSIYGWRGAKIENILNFDKDFEEVTTVRLEQNYRSTKAILEAANHVIAKNADRLDKRLWTENESEQPIIAYRGTDGYDEARFVVETIKERVKEGYRKSDIAILYRSNAQSRLFEELLLRGQIPYRVYGGLRFFDRAEIKDIMSYLRMVVNPQDDVSLERSMTTPPKGIGQATIETIREYAAQNRVSLWDSMHLLLESQQLSTRAHNVLLAYYEQIIDLSQKVKTMKLDEFFGYAIEVSGLKPHYKKEPLNRGEDRIDNLNELITAAEYFMMSDQIELAFSEELVDVKSLSTYEQLDAFMGQTSLDSSDAQAEADEDSIQLMTLHASKGLEFPIVFLVGMEDGMFPSDAAITEIGRIEEERRLAYVGITRAEKILYMLGAEQRMIYGKTLRMPPSRFLRDVPPHLIQAIGPAVEIRQTLGDYGTNSRNYGGYGSQSVAARTRNTAKLDDNIDGYKIGQFVEHPKFGDGVIQGFEGTGASTRVIVEFSKSGRKVLVLSYANLTIL; from the coding sequence ATGAGTTATTTAGAAAAATTAAACAAGAGTCAATATGAAGCTGTCACCGCACCTATCGGTCCTGTCCGTGTTTTAGCAGGGGCTGGTTCTGGTAAAACGCGGGTATTGATCTCTCGCATCGCTTGGCTTTTAGAGACAGAGCAATCTGACTCTTTTGGCATTTTGGCGGTTACCTTTACTAATAAAGCAGCTTTTGAGATGCGCACCCGTTTAGAAGATACGCTTCGGTTTTCTGTGCGTGGCATGTGGATTGGTACTTTCCATTCTCTTTGTCACCGTATGCTTCGTATGCATCATAAAGAAGCTGGGTTAGTTGAGAATTTTCAGATTTTAGATAGTGATGATCAAACCCGTCTTTGCCGAAGAATTATTCGAGCACGTAATTTAGATGAAAAACTTTATCAGCCAAAAATTTTAGCCTCTTTTATTAATGGTCATAAAGAGGAAGGGCGACGTGCGCAGCATATCGAGTCTTATAATGATGCTTTCACGCATAATTTAATTGAGCTCTATAAAGATTATCAAGCGCTCTGTGATCAATCTGGGTTAGTAGATTTTTCAGAGATTCTCCTTAGAACGCTGGAGATGCTTCGAACAAATCCTGCGATCTTAAAACATTATCAAGAGCGCTTTAAATTTGTCTTGGTAGATGAGTTTCAAGATACTAATAGCGTGCAATATGCCTGGTTACAGTTAATGTCTGGTAAAAATCATAATCTTTTTGTTGTCGGTGATGATGATCAATCAATTTATGGCTGGCGTGGGGCTAAAATTGAGAATATTCTCAATTTTGATAAAGATTTTGAAGAGGTGACAACGGTTCGTTTAGAGCAAAATTACCGCTCTACCAAGGCGATTTTAGAAGCAGCGAACCATGTGATTGCAAAAAATGCCGATCGATTAGATAAAAGGCTCTGGACAGAGAATGAATCAGAGCAGCCGATTATCGCTTATCGTGGAACCGATGGTTATGATGAAGCGAGGTTTGTGGTAGAGACAATCAAAGAGAGAGTAAAAGAGGGGTATCGCAAATCTGATATTGCGATTTTATATCGCTCGAACGCACAATCTCGTCTTTTTGAAGAGTTACTCCTTCGTGGGCAGATTCCCTATCGCGTCTATGGCGGATTGCGCTTCTTTGATCGCGCTGAGATTAAAGATATTATGTCTTACCTTCGAATGGTGGTAAATCCTCAAGATGATGTCTCGCTTGAGCGTAGTATGACAACGCCACCTAAAGGGATTGGGCAAGCAACGATTGAGACTATCCGTGAATATGCAGCGCAAAATCGCGTTTCCCTTTGGGATTCGATGCATCTTTTATTAGAGAGCCAACAGCTTTCCACAAGGGCACATAATGTTTTACTTGCCTACTATGAGCAGATTATTGATTTAAGCCAAAAGGTGAAAACGATGAAGCTCGATGAGTTCTTTGGCTATGCCATTGAAGTAAGTGGTTTAAAACCGCATTACAAAAAAGAGCCCTTAAATCGGGGTGAAGATCGTATTGATAACCTCAATGAGCTCATTACAGCCGCTGAATATTTTATGATGAGTGATCAGATCGAGCTTGCCTTTAGTGAAGAGCTTGTGGATGTGAAATCGCTCTCAACTTATGAGCAGTTAGATGCCTTTATGGGGCAAACCTCTTTAGATTCAAGTGATGCGCAAGCTGAAGCAGATGAAGATTCGATCCAGTTGATGACGCTGCACGCATCAAAAGGATTAGAGTTCCCAATTGTATTTTTGGTAGGAATGGAAGATGGAATGTTCCCAAGTGATGCAGCAATCACAGAAATTGGGCGGATCGAAGAGGAGCGCCGATTAGCTTATGTGGGAATTACTCGTGCGGAAAAGATTCTCTATATGTTAGGGGCTGAGCAGCGCATGATTTATGGAAAAACCTTAAGAATGCCACCTTCACGATTTTTACGAGATGTGCCGCCTCATTTAATCCAAGCGATAGGGCCTGCTGTTGAGATTCGTCAAACGTTAGGTGATTACGGCACAAATAGCCGTAATTATGGGGGTTATGGGTCGCAATCAGTGGCAGCTAGAACCCGTAATACGGCAAAATTAGATGATAATATTGATGGTTATAAGATTGGGCAATTTGTAGAGCACCCTAAGTTTGGTGATGGGGTCATTCAAGGATTTGAAGGAACGGGCGCTAGTACTCGCGTGATTGTTGAGTTCTCAAAATCGGGGCGTAAAGTATTAGTATTGAGTTACGCTAATTTAACGATTTTATAA
- a CDS encoding quaternary amine ABC transporter ATP-binding protein — protein sequence MAVISVKDLSLIYGANKKQAATLLEQGASKEEILEKTKAVIAVNQANFSIKQGEIFVVIGLSGSGKSSLLRCLNMLNVPTKGSVFIDDIDITKVSKKELIDIRREKIGMVFQHFALLPHKTILDNVAFGLEIKKLSVEARQEKAREVLNMVGLQGYEDSYPHQLSGGMQQRVGIARALANDSEILLMDESFSALDPLIRSQMQDELIEIQEKLKKTIVFITHDLDEALKLGDTIAIMKDGVIVQQDSAENILLNPADDYVRSFVNDVDSTKVITASRLMKPFTERIHIEKDGPATAVRRMERESHHFLPVVSRGNLFLGYLRINTARKLLRDNAERITQDDLIKIPTIDQNSPVLESLSDFAGHTYPLAVLDDRFRPIGYLRYTKVVEMMSDDENPLEGGKTNHNFNVDTENQEVGA from the coding sequence ATGGCTGTTATCAGTGTCAAAGATTTGTCTCTTATTTATGGAGCAAACAAAAAACAAGCGGCAACACTTTTAGAACAAGGCGCCTCTAAAGAGGAGATCCTTGAGAAAACTAAAGCAGTGATTGCTGTGAACCAAGCAAATTTCAGTATTAAACAAGGTGAAATATTTGTGGTTATTGGGCTCTCTGGAAGTGGAAAATCTTCACTTTTGAGATGTTTAAATATGCTCAATGTCCCTACAAAAGGCTCTGTCTTTATTGATGATATCGATATCACTAAAGTCTCCAAAAAAGAGCTCATCGATATTCGCCGAGAAAAGATTGGGATGGTATTTCAACATTTTGCACTATTACCCCATAAAACGATCTTAGATAATGTCGCTTTTGGACTGGAGATTAAAAAGCTCTCCGTTGAAGCTCGTCAAGAAAAGGCGCGTGAAGTCCTTAATATGGTAGGGCTTCAAGGCTATGAAGATTCTTACCCGCATCAACTAAGTGGTGGAATGCAGCAACGTGTTGGGATTGCAAGAGCTTTAGCAAATGATTCTGAAATCCTCTTGATGGATGAATCTTTTAGTGCGCTAGACCCATTAATACGCTCACAAATGCAAGATGAGCTGATTGAGATTCAAGAAAAACTCAAGAAAACCATCGTCTTTATCACCCATGACCTAGATGAAGCGCTTAAGCTTGGAGATACGATTGCTATTATGAAAGATGGCGTCATTGTCCAGCAAGATAGTGCTGAGAACATTCTCCTTAACCCTGCTGATGATTATGTCCGCTCGTTTGTGAATGATGTCGATTCAACAAAAGTCATTACGGCTTCTAGATTAATGAAACCTTTTACCGAAAGAATTCATATCGAAAAAGATGGTCCTGCAACAGCCGTTCGCAGAATGGAGCGGGAAAGCCATCATTTCTTACCGGTTGTTTCACGCGGTAATCTCTTCTTAGGATATTTAAGAATTAATACTGCAAGAAAACTCCTTCGTGATAATGCCGAGAGAATCACTCAAGATGATCTTATTAAGATCCCAACGATTGATCAAAATAGCCCCGTATTAGAATCTTTAAGTGATTTTGCAGGCCATACTTATCCGCTTGCTGTTCTTGATGATCGCTTTCGCCCGATTGGCTATCTACGCTACACCAAAGTGGTGGAGATGATGTCAGATGATGAGAATCCCCTTGAAGGTGGAAAAACAAATCACAACTTCAATGTGGATACTGAAAATCAAGAAGTAGGAGCTTAA
- a CDS encoding MetQ/NlpA family ABC transporter substrate-binding protein, whose protein sequence is MPLLLRSILLILLSIIFLTGCFNNKEEVKTIRFGTSFGHFSDMVRDSIIPALEAEGYKATLMEFTDGIQLNNALNEGSIDVNIFQHVPYLRGYRERKGHELIEAFQVPNAPFAIYAGQRTSLDSIEPKDTIIVSNDPSSYGRALVILESLGWIKLTENIDPLKVSKNDIVSNPLQLEIKELQSDILPRALKDAAFGAINGGAALNSGLKIAESLSLEPNDLYINWGVIREADLNEDWVQDVINAFHSEAFKAYSYQNYPDYQFPKSWSKP, encoded by the coding sequence ATGCCATTACTACTTAGATCAATTCTCTTAATACTCCTCTCCATCATCTTCTTAACGGGTTGCTTTAATAATAAAGAAGAGGTTAAAACCATTCGTTTTGGAACTTCTTTTGGGCATTTTTCAGATATGGTGCGAGATTCTATTATCCCTGCGCTAGAAGCTGAAGGCTACAAAGCAACTTTAATGGAATTTACGGACGGCATTCAGCTCAATAATGCGTTAAATGAAGGAAGTATTGATGTTAATATCTTCCAGCATGTTCCCTATCTTCGGGGTTATCGTGAACGTAAAGGTCATGAGTTAATTGAAGCTTTTCAAGTTCCTAATGCCCCTTTTGCTATTTATGCAGGACAAAGAACAAGCTTAGACAGTATTGAGCCTAAAGATACGATTATTGTCTCCAATGACCCTAGCAGTTATGGCCGAGCTTTAGTTATTTTAGAGAGTCTTGGCTGGATTAAATTAACTGAAAATATCGATCCTTTAAAAGTCTCTAAAAATGATATTGTGAGTAACCCTCTACAGCTAGAGATTAAAGAACTTCAATCAGATATTTTACCAAGAGCACTTAAAGATGCAGCATTTGGTGCGATTAATGGAGGCGCTGCACTTAATTCTGGTTTAAAAATTGCCGAGAGCTTATCGCTTGAACCCAATGATCTCTATATCAATTGGGGCGTTATTCGAGAGGCAGATCTTAATGAAGACTGGGTACAAGATGTGATCAATGCCTTTCATTCAGAGGCATTTAAAGCTTATAGCTATCAAAATTACCCTGACTACCAATTCCCAAAATCTTGGAGTAAGCCATAA
- a CDS encoding glycine betaine ABC transporter substrate-binding protein: MNKLFKTIAIAAMSLFTLAACGDDDQTKPVKILYPSWAEGVAMTHLAEYVLDNKGYAVETTLIEPGPLYAALSKGDADLYLDAWLPHTHQDYWERFGNKLEVIGVVFDDASTGLVVPDYVEIDSIDELNDNIEIFDGKIYGIGAGAGIHGNTIKAIEEYPLNYEQLTSSESSMMAELRRSIAAKEPVLITGWKPHYMWDLYDLKMLKDPKEVYLVDQIEILSRQGFKEDHPEVANFFSHFQFDSDKLHELMGMVGEDERNPKAGAQKFYEKYQAEIDSWFQ; this comes from the coding sequence ATGAATAAATTATTTAAAACCATTGCAATTGCCGCAATGTCCCTTTTTACGCTTGCAGCGTGTGGCGATGATGATCAAACAAAACCGGTTAAAATTCTCTACCCTAGCTGGGCTGAGGGTGTGGCTATGACTCATTTAGCAGAATATGTCTTAGATAATAAAGGCTATGCTGTTGAAACAACCTTAATTGAGCCAGGACCTCTTTACGCAGCACTATCAAAAGGGGATGCTGATCTTTACTTAGATGCATGGCTCCCCCACACTCATCAAGATTATTGGGAACGCTTTGGCAATAAATTAGAAGTGATTGGCGTTGTCTTTGATGATGCTAGTACGGGACTTGTAGTGCCTGATTATGTAGAGATCGATTCTATTGATGAATTAAACGATAATATCGAGATATTTGATGGCAAAATTTACGGGATTGGCGCTGGCGCTGGTATTCATGGCAATACCATTAAAGCAATTGAAGAATATCCTTTAAATTATGAGCAACTAACCTCGTCAGAGAGCTCAATGATGGCAGAGCTTCGCCGTTCAATTGCCGCTAAAGAACCTGTTCTTATCACAGGCTGGAAGCCTCATTATATGTGGGATCTTTATGACCTTAAAATGTTAAAAGACCCTAAAGAAGTCTATTTAGTAGACCAAATTGAGATCCTTTCACGTCAAGGCTTTAAAGAGGATCATCCTGAAGTTGCCAACTTCTTTAGCCATTTCCAATTCGATTCAGACAAGCTCCATGAGCTTATGGGAATGGTCGGAGAAGATGAGCGCAACCCCAAAGCAGGTGCTCAAAAATTCTATGAAAAATATCAAGCTGAGATTGATAGCTGGTTTCAATAA
- the ydeE gene encoding efflux MFS transporter YdeE, with product MLSKSKISNAALLLSSLLLTIGRGATLPFMTIYLTREYQMDIDVVGVAISIALTVGILFSIGFGILADRVDKKRCMLIAIITFIAGFIAIPLMNSAPFVILFFALINCSYSVFATVLKGYFADTLPVLIKAKVFSLNYTFINIGWTIGPPIGTWLLIYSINLPFWLAACTASLPIFFIHRFVESTKRNTHEDGKPIAWNPSAMFHDRVLAWFIISTFLGSLVFGSFITWISQYVITVVDSEFAQAVIGVILPVNAAVVVTLQYAVGRRIDHKNLKFLMTIGTIFFVGGLLGFMWAKENLYLWALAAFIFTLGELIYAPGEYMLIDGIAPDGMKSSYFSAQSLGLLGGALTPMITGFVLTEYPPQSIFLLLIGFSILAWLSMLNGMRLQQKKLNNANGIK from the coding sequence ATGTTGTCAAAATCTAAAATCTCTAATGCAGCCCTGCTTCTCTCCTCACTGCTTTTAACTATTGGGCGCGGCGCAACACTTCCCTTTATGACAATTTATCTCACACGAGAATATCAGATGGATATTGATGTTGTTGGGGTGGCAATTTCCATCGCCTTAACCGTGGGGATACTGTTTAGTATTGGCTTTGGCATATTAGCCGATAGGGTTGATAAAAAGCGCTGTATGCTCATTGCGATAATAACCTTTATTGCCGGCTTTATTGCAATTCCCTTAATGAATAGCGCCCCCTTTGTTATCCTTTTCTTTGCATTAATTAATTGCTCTTATTCTGTTTTTGCAACTGTATTAAAGGGCTATTTCGCAGATACTTTGCCTGTGCTGATTAAAGCAAAGGTTTTCTCTTTAAATTATACCTTTATCAATATTGGTTGGACGATTGGTCCGCCTATTGGCACTTGGCTCTTAATATATAGTATTAACCTCCCATTTTGGTTGGCTGCTTGTACTGCTTCTCTTCCGATCTTCTTTATTCATCGGTTTGTAGAAAGCACTAAACGTAATACCCATGAAGATGGAAAACCTATCGCCTGGAATCCTTCCGCGATGTTTCATGACCGAGTATTAGCATGGTTTATCATCTCTACCTTTTTAGGCTCTTTAGTATTTGGCTCATTTATTACTTGGATCTCTCAATACGTTATCACCGTTGTTGATAGTGAATTTGCCCAAGCGGTCATTGGGGTCATATTGCCGGTAAATGCTGCGGTTGTCGTTACCTTACAATATGCTGTAGGCAGACGTATTGATCACAAAAATTTAAAATTTCTCATGACTATCGGCACCATATTCTTTGTCGGCGGACTCCTTGGTTTTATGTGGGCAAAAGAGAATCTCTATTTATGGGCTCTAGCGGCTTTCATCTTCACACTAGGTGAGCTTATCTATGCACCAGGAGAATATATGCTCATTGATGGTATTGCCCCAGATGGTATGAAATCAAGTTACTTCTCAGCACAATCTCTTGGCTTATTAGGCGGTGCATTAACCCCGATGATCACAGGATTTGTCTTAACAGAATATCCTCCACAAAGTATTTTCTTACTCTTAATTGGCTTTAGTATCTTAGCTTGGCTGAGTATGTTAAATGGCATGCGCCTTCAACAAAAAAAGCTTAATAACGCTAATGGAATTAAATAA